One Micromonospora eburnea genomic region harbors:
- a CDS encoding ABC transporter ATP-binding protein, with the protein MDDELAISARGLRKAYGDNVAVAGVDLDVHRGEVFALLGPNGAGKTTTVEILEGYRQRDAGEVRVLGSDPARPDPAWRSRVGIVLQGTGEFDELTVAEVVRHFAGFYPAADDPDKVIERVGLAAKAKARTHTLSGGQKRRLDVALGIVGRPELLFLDEPTTGFDPEARREFWELIRDLAAAGTTIVLTTHYLDEAEALADRVGVIAAGRVVEVAPPNRLGNRQEALATVSWRTPDGMLESTASATPTALVAELAARFGGEVPGLTVTRPTLEDVYLKMIGHR; encoded by the coding sequence ATGGATGACGAGCTGGCGATCTCCGCACGGGGACTGCGCAAGGCGTACGGCGACAACGTCGCGGTGGCGGGCGTGGACCTCGACGTCCACCGGGGCGAGGTGTTCGCCCTGCTCGGCCCGAACGGCGCGGGCAAGACCACCACCGTGGAGATCCTGGAGGGCTACCGGCAGCGCGACGCCGGCGAGGTACGCGTACTCGGCAGCGACCCGGCCCGCCCGGACCCCGCCTGGCGCTCCCGGGTGGGCATCGTGTTGCAGGGCACCGGGGAGTTCGACGAACTGACCGTCGCCGAGGTGGTCCGGCACTTCGCCGGCTTCTACCCGGCCGCCGACGACCCGGACAAGGTGATCGAACGGGTCGGGCTGGCCGCCAAGGCCAAGGCCCGTACGCACACCCTCTCCGGTGGGCAGAAGCGCCGCCTCGACGTGGCGCTGGGCATCGTCGGCCGCCCCGAACTGCTCTTCCTCGACGAGCCGACCACCGGTTTCGACCCGGAGGCGCGGCGGGAGTTCTGGGAACTGATCCGGGACCTGGCCGCGGCCGGCACCACCATCGTGCTGACCACGCACTACCTCGACGAGGCCGAGGCGCTCGCCGACCGGGTCGGCGTGATCGCCGCCGGGCGGGTGGTCGAGGTGGCCCCGCCCAACCGGCTGGGCAACCGGCAGGAGGCGCTGGCGACGGTCTCCTGGCGTACCCCGGACGGGATGTTGGAGAGCACGGCGAGCGCGACGCCGACGGCGCTGGTGGCGGAGCTGGCCGCGCGCTTCGGCGGTGAGGTCCCGGGCCTCACGGTGACCCGGCCGACCCTGGAAGACGTCTACCTGAAGATGATCGGACACCGATGA
- a CDS encoding 3-hydroxyacyl-CoA dehydrogenase family protein, which yields MAGRLAVVGAGLMGSGIAQVAAQAGWQVTLRDLDDAATRRGVDGIRKSLEKFAEKGRIEASEVEATLARITPTTDLEAAADADVVVEAVFEKIEIKHEVFRALDKICKADAVLATNTSAIPVTQIATATERPESVVGTHFFSPVPMMKLCELVRGYKTSDETLARAKAFAEEVGKTVVVVNRDIAGFVTTRLICALAMEAVRLVESGVMSAEDLDTACKLGFGHAMGPLATVDLTGVDVLLNATKNIYTDTADEKFFPPELLQRMATAGDLGRKTGQGFYAY from the coding sequence ATGGCGGGTCGACTCGCGGTCGTCGGTGCCGGGCTGATGGGCTCGGGCATCGCCCAGGTCGCGGCGCAGGCGGGCTGGCAGGTGACGCTGCGGGACCTGGACGACGCGGCCACCAGGCGGGGCGTCGACGGCATTCGGAAGTCGCTGGAGAAGTTCGCCGAGAAGGGCAGGATCGAGGCGTCCGAGGTCGAGGCGACCCTGGCCCGGATCACCCCGACCACCGACCTGGAGGCGGCGGCCGACGCGGACGTCGTGGTCGAGGCGGTCTTCGAGAAGATCGAGATCAAGCACGAGGTGTTCCGCGCGCTGGACAAGATCTGCAAGGCCGACGCGGTGCTGGCCACCAACACCTCGGCCATCCCGGTCACCCAGATCGCCACCGCCACCGAGCGCCCCGAGTCGGTCGTCGGCACCCACTTCTTCTCGCCGGTGCCGATGATGAAGCTCTGCGAGCTGGTCCGGGGTTACAAGACCAGTGACGAGACGCTGGCCAGGGCGAAGGCGTTCGCCGAGGAGGTCGGCAAGACCGTGGTCGTGGTCAACCGGGACATCGCCGGCTTCGTCACCACCCGGCTGATCTGCGCGCTGGCCATGGAGGCGGTCCGGCTGGTCGAGTCGGGCGTCATGTCGGCCGAGGACCTGGACACCGCGTGCAAGCTCGGCTTCGGGCACGCCATGGGCCCGCTGGCCACCGTCGACCTGACCGGCGTGGACGTGCTGCTCAACGCCACGAAGAACATCTACACCGACACCGCGGACGAGAAGTTCTTCCCGCCGGAGCTGCTCCAGCGCATGGCGACCGCGGGCGACCTGGGCCGCAAGACCGGCCAGGGCTTCTACGCGTACTGA
- a CDS encoding ABC transporter permease has product MTTTTKPAAPVAAPAARRLGPGALALRQGRMEITQFLRSRESVVFTMGFPIIMILIFASIFHGEIGGGVKFTQYFITGMIASGLMTVSFQNLGIWIPIERDRGVLKRYRGTPMPKWVWFAGKVIMVVAIGVAETALLLLVAVLLFDLKLPDTAAKWFTFGWVATLGVTACTLGGIAISSLARTARSGSAVVTPVALVLQFISGVFFVFTELPNWMQQVAAIFPLKWMCQGLRSVFLPESFAGQEPAGSFELGRVALVLAIWCVIGLALCLTTFRWTTKRDG; this is encoded by the coding sequence ATGACGACCACCACGAAGCCGGCGGCCCCGGTCGCCGCTCCCGCGGCCCGGCGGCTCGGGCCGGGCGCGCTCGCGCTGCGGCAGGGCCGGATGGAGATCACCCAGTTTCTGCGCAGCCGGGAGTCCGTCGTGTTCACGATGGGCTTCCCGATCATCATGATCCTGATCTTCGCCTCGATCTTCCACGGCGAGATCGGTGGCGGGGTGAAGTTCACCCAGTACTTCATCACCGGCATGATCGCCAGCGGCCTGATGACGGTGAGCTTCCAGAACCTCGGCATCTGGATCCCGATCGAGCGGGACCGGGGCGTACTCAAGCGCTACCGGGGCACCCCGATGCCGAAATGGGTGTGGTTCGCCGGCAAGGTGATCATGGTGGTGGCGATCGGCGTCGCCGAGACCGCCCTGCTGCTGCTCGTCGCCGTGCTGCTGTTCGACCTGAAGCTGCCCGACACCGCCGCGAAGTGGTTCACCTTCGGCTGGGTCGCCACGCTCGGCGTCACCGCGTGCACCCTCGGCGGGATCGCCATCTCCTCGCTGGCCCGGACCGCCCGCAGCGGCTCGGCCGTGGTCACCCCGGTCGCCCTGGTCCTCCAGTTCATCTCCGGGGTGTTCTTCGTCTTCACCGAGCTGCCCAACTGGATGCAACAGGTGGCGGCGATCTTCCCGCTGAAGTGGATGTGCCAGGGGCTGCGTTCGGTCTTCCTGCCGGAGAGCTTCGCCGGTCAGGAGCCGGCCGGCTCGTTCGAGCTGGGCCGGGTCGCCCTGGTGCTGGCGATCTGGTGCGTGATCGGCCTGGCCCTCTGCCTGACCACCTTCCGCTGGACCACCAAGCGCGACGGCTGA
- a CDS encoding protein meaA, which translates to MDEKVLAGRLPERDRPWVMRTYAGHSSASATNALFRRNLAKGQTGLSVAFDLPTQTGYDPDHELAAGEVGRVGVPVAHLGDMRALFDGLPLAEMNTSMTINAPAMWLLGLYATVATEQGAELTRCAGTTQNDIIKEYLSRGTHIFPPAASLRLTADVIAYTLREMPRWNPVNICSYHLQEAGATPVQEVGFALATAVAVLDAVRDCGQVPAERMGDVVQRVSFFVNAGVRFVEEIAKMRAFGALWDEITRDRYGVESPKQRRFRYGVQVNSLGLTEAQPENNVQRIVLEMLGVTLSRDARARAVQLPAWNEALGLPRPWDQQWSLRMQQVLAYESDLLEHPDLFEGSHVMTALVDNIVAGARVELAKVLEMGGVVAAVETGYLKSALVASLADRRRRMEAGIDVVVGVNRFTETEPSPLTAAGAEAIEQVDPAVEAAAAAAVREWRAGRDAAAVDAALDRLRADAATTTNLMAATLACVRAGVTTGEWAGALRQVFGEYRAPTGLAGAAGAGGDAGLAAVRERVAATARELGSGRLRLLVGKPGLDGHSNGAEQIAVRARDAGFEVVYQGIRLTAGQIVAAAVEEDVDLVGLSVLSGSHLAAVPAVLDGLRAAGRGDLPVVVGGIIPAGDAEALRVAGVARVFTPKDFALTGIIDELVTVIRESNSLS; encoded by the coding sequence ATGGACGAGAAGGTTCTCGCGGGGCGGTTGCCGGAGCGCGACCGGCCCTGGGTGATGCGCACCTACGCCGGGCACTCCTCCGCCTCGGCCACCAACGCGCTCTTCCGCCGCAACCTGGCGAAGGGGCAGACCGGTCTCTCCGTCGCCTTCGACCTGCCCACCCAGACCGGGTACGACCCGGACCACGAGCTGGCCGCCGGCGAGGTGGGCCGGGTGGGCGTGCCGGTGGCGCACCTCGGCGACATGCGGGCCCTCTTCGACGGCCTACCGCTGGCCGAGATGAACACGTCCATGACCATCAACGCGCCGGCCATGTGGCTGCTCGGCCTCTACGCCACGGTCGCCACCGAGCAGGGCGCGGAGCTGACCCGCTGCGCCGGCACCACCCAGAACGACATCATCAAGGAGTACCTGTCCCGGGGAACCCACATCTTCCCGCCGGCCGCGTCGCTGCGGCTGACCGCGGACGTCATCGCGTACACACTGCGCGAGATGCCGAGATGGAACCCGGTCAACATCTGCTCGTACCACCTCCAGGAGGCGGGCGCGACGCCGGTGCAGGAGGTCGGCTTCGCCCTGGCCACCGCGGTCGCCGTCCTCGACGCCGTACGCGACTGCGGCCAGGTGCCGGCCGAGCGGATGGGCGACGTGGTCCAACGCGTCTCCTTCTTCGTCAACGCCGGGGTGCGCTTCGTCGAGGAGATCGCCAAGATGCGCGCCTTCGGCGCGCTGTGGGACGAGATCACCCGCGACCGGTACGGCGTCGAGAGCCCGAAGCAGCGCCGCTTCCGGTACGGCGTGCAGGTCAACTCGCTCGGCCTCACCGAGGCCCAGCCGGAGAACAATGTCCAGCGCATCGTGCTGGAGATGCTCGGCGTCACCCTCTCCCGGGACGCCCGGGCCCGCGCGGTGCAACTCCCCGCCTGGAACGAGGCGCTCGGCCTGCCCCGCCCCTGGGACCAGCAGTGGTCGCTGCGGATGCAGCAGGTGCTGGCGTACGAGTCGGACCTGCTGGAACATCCGGACCTGTTCGAGGGCTCGCACGTGATGACCGCGCTGGTCGACAATATCGTCGCCGGCGCCCGCGTCGAGCTGGCGAAGGTGCTGGAGATGGGCGGCGTGGTGGCCGCCGTGGAGACCGGCTACCTGAAGAGCGCCCTGGTGGCCTCGCTCGCCGACCGTCGCCGCCGGATGGAGGCCGGCATTGACGTGGTGGTGGGCGTCAACCGGTTCACCGAGACCGAGCCGTCGCCGCTGACCGCGGCCGGTGCCGAGGCGATCGAGCAGGTCGACCCGGCCGTCGAGGCAGCCGCCGCAGCCGCCGTACGCGAGTGGCGGGCCGGTCGGGACGCGGCGGCGGTGGACGCGGCACTGGACCGGCTGCGCGCGGACGCCGCGACCACGACGAACCTGATGGCCGCGACCCTGGCCTGCGTACGGGCCGGGGTGACCACCGGCGAGTGGGCGGGCGCCCTGCGCCAGGTCTTCGGCGAGTACCGGGCCCCAACCGGCCTGGCGGGTGCGGCCGGGGCCGGTGGCGACGCGGGGCTCGCGGCGGTCCGCGAGCGGGTCGCCGCCACCGCCCGCGAGCTGGGCAGCGGCCGGCTGCGGCTGCTGGTCGGCAAGCCCGGCCTGGACGGGCACTCCAACGGCGCCGAGCAGATCGCGGTACGCGCCCGCGACGCCGGCTTCGAGGTGGTCTACCAGGGAATCCGGCTGACCGCCGGGCAGATCGTGGCCGCCGCCGTCGAGGAGGACGTCGACCTGGTCGGCCTCTCGGTGCTCTCCGGCTCGCACCTGGCCGCCGTACCGGCCGTACTCGACGGGTTGCGCGCCGCCGGGCGGGGCGACCTGCCCGTGGTGGTCGGCGGCATCATCCCGGCCGGCGACGCCGAGGCCCTGCGCGTGGCCGGCGTGGCCCGCGTTTTCACCCCGAAGGACTTCGCGCTGACCGGCATCATCGACGAGCTGGTCACCGTAATCCGCGAATCCAACAGCCTGAGCTGA
- the murA gene encoding UDP-N-acetylglucosamine 1-carboxyvinyltransferase produces the protein MTHSLRIPDLTIPARPGRSGWTAGVGPGDAGDPAVSDVDVIRVHGEARLAGSVHVVGAKNSALKLMAAALLAPGRSVITNVPRITDIAIMGEVLRRLGCGVRFAADDPVDPMVARGGVERSRSVVIDVPERPGAEADYDLVRRLRASICVLGPLLARRGYVRVAHPGGDAIGSRGLDMHISGLTRMGANISGEHGFVIAEAPDGLHGADIVLDFPSVGATENLVMAAVLAQGVTTIDNAAREPEIVDICSMLIRMGARIEGEGTSTLHIVGVPELHPVRHATVGDRIVAGTWAFAAAMTRGDVTVTGIDPAFLEVALDKLISAGGLVETREDAFRVRVDDRPKAVDVVTLPFPGFATDLLPMAIGLAAVSDGASLITENIFDGRFMFANEMMRLGADIRTDGHHALVCGRDRLSGAPVRATDIRAGAGLIIAGLCADGVTEVSHVHHVDRGYPDFVADLRALGVEVERGTAPEEPDLAI, from the coding sequence ATGACGCACAGCCTACGGATACCGGATCTGACCATCCCGGCGCGACCGGGCCGGAGCGGCTGGACAGCCGGCGTCGGGCCGGGCGACGCCGGGGACCCGGCGGTCAGCGACGTCGACGTCATCCGGGTGCACGGTGAGGCCCGGCTGGCCGGCAGTGTGCACGTCGTCGGGGCGAAGAACTCCGCACTCAAGCTGATGGCTGCCGCCCTGCTCGCCCCGGGGCGCAGCGTGATCACCAACGTCCCCCGGATCACCGACATCGCCATCATGGGGGAGGTGCTGCGCCGGCTCGGCTGCGGCGTACGGTTCGCCGCCGACGACCCGGTCGACCCGATGGTGGCCCGGGGCGGGGTGGAGCGCTCCCGGTCGGTCGTCATCGACGTACCGGAACGGCCCGGCGCGGAGGCCGACTACGACCTGGTCCGCCGGTTGCGGGCGTCGATCTGCGTGCTCGGCCCGCTGCTGGCCCGCCGGGGGTACGTGCGGGTGGCCCACCCCGGCGGGGACGCCATCGGCTCGCGCGGCCTGGACATGCACATCTCCGGGCTGACCAGGATGGGTGCGAACATCTCCGGTGAGCACGGTTTCGTCATCGCCGAGGCCCCCGACGGGCTGCACGGCGCGGACATCGTGCTGGACTTCCCGAGCGTCGGCGCCACGGAGAACCTGGTGATGGCGGCGGTGCTGGCCCAAGGCGTCACCACGATCGACAACGCCGCCCGGGAGCCGGAGATCGTCGACATCTGCTCGATGCTGATCCGGATGGGGGCCCGGATCGAGGGGGAGGGCACCTCCACCCTGCACATCGTCGGGGTGCCCGAGCTGCATCCGGTCCGGCACGCCACGGTCGGCGACCGGATCGTCGCCGGCACCTGGGCGTTCGCCGCCGCGATGACCCGCGGGGACGTCACCGTGACCGGGATCGACCCGGCGTTCCTGGAGGTCGCGCTGGACAAACTGATCTCGGCCGGCGGCCTGGTGGAGACCCGGGAGGATGCCTTCCGGGTACGCGTCGACGACCGCCCGAAGGCGGTCGACGTGGTGACCCTGCCGTTTCCGGGCTTCGCCACCGACCTGCTGCCGATGGCGATCGGGCTGGCCGCGGTGAGCGACGGCGCGTCCCTGATCACCGAGAACATCTTCGACGGCCGGTTCATGTTCGCCAACGAGATGATGCGGCTCGGCGCGGACATCCGGACCGACGGCCACCACGCCCTGGTCTGCGGCCGGGACCGGCTCTCGGGCGCCCCGGTACGCGCGACCGACATCCGGGCCGGTGCCGGCCTGATCATCGCCGGGCTCTGCGCCGACGGGGTGACCGAGGTCTCCCATGTGCACCACGTCGACCGTGGCTACCCGGACTTCGTCGCCGACCTGCGGGCGCTCGGCGTGGAGGTGGAACGCGGCACCGCGCCCGAGGAGCCGGATCTCGCCATCTGA
- a CDS encoding aldehyde dehydrogenase family protein, protein MTAVHVPGTPVVEDGHLISTSPATGAEVGRFPAATEADVRGAVERARAAGDWWAGLGFTGRRERLLRWRTLLARRIEELAELTHVEGGKAVADAVVEILTALEHIDWAARNARRVLGPRRVRSRLLVAEFSGHLEYQPYGVVGVIGPWNYPTFTPIGSIAYALAAGNAVVFKPSEYTPTVGQWLVDRFAEVVPEQPVLTAVHGLGDAGAALCRSGVAKVAFTGSTATAKKVMAACAESLTPVLLEAGGKDAMIVDADADLDAAAEACVWGALTNAGQTCIGIERVYAVDQVFDAFVDKVVAKAGRLTVGPDDADIGPITMPSQLDIIRRHIDDAVARGGRVVLGGPDAVQPPYVHPTVLVDVPEDSAAVREETFGPTITVNRVRDVDEAVERANALSYGLGGSVFGRKRAVAVARRLRSGMASINSTLTFAGMSTLPFGGVGDSGFGRIHGEDGLREFGRAKAITRRRARSLLPSTTFERTPADVARLVKAAKMMYGRR, encoded by the coding sequence ATGACGGCTGTACATGTCCCGGGGACCCCGGTTGTCGAGGACGGTCACCTGATCTCGACCAGCCCGGCGACCGGCGCGGAGGTCGGACGGTTCCCGGCCGCGACCGAGGCGGACGTGCGGGGTGCGGTCGAGCGGGCCCGCGCGGCGGGTGACTGGTGGGCCGGGCTCGGCTTCACCGGCCGGCGGGAACGGCTGCTGCGCTGGCGTACCCTGCTCGCCCGGCGGATCGAGGAACTGGCCGAGCTGACGCACGTCGAGGGCGGCAAAGCGGTCGCCGACGCCGTCGTGGAGATCCTGACCGCGCTGGAGCACATCGACTGGGCCGCGCGCAACGCCCGGCGGGTGCTCGGGCCACGGCGGGTCCGCTCCCGGCTGCTCGTCGCCGAGTTCAGCGGTCACCTCGAATACCAGCCGTACGGGGTGGTCGGCGTGATCGGCCCGTGGAACTATCCCACCTTCACCCCGATCGGCTCCATCGCGTACGCCCTGGCCGCCGGCAACGCTGTTGTTTTCAAGCCGAGCGAGTACACCCCCACCGTCGGCCAGTGGCTGGTGGACCGGTTCGCCGAGGTGGTGCCGGAGCAGCCGGTCCTCACCGCCGTACACGGCCTCGGCGACGCCGGTGCGGCGCTGTGCCGCTCGGGCGTGGCCAAGGTGGCCTTCACCGGCTCGACCGCCACCGCGAAGAAGGTGATGGCCGCCTGCGCCGAGTCGCTCACCCCGGTGCTGCTGGAGGCCGGCGGCAAGGACGCGATGATCGTGGACGCCGACGCCGACCTGGACGCCGCCGCCGAGGCGTGCGTCTGGGGGGCACTGACCAACGCCGGGCAGACCTGCATCGGCATCGAGCGGGTCTACGCGGTCGACCAGGTCTTCGACGCCTTCGTCGACAAGGTGGTGGCCAAGGCCGGCCGGCTCACCGTCGGCCCGGACGACGCCGACATCGGCCCGATCACCATGCCGTCCCAGCTCGACATCATCCGCCGGCACATCGACGACGCCGTCGCACGCGGCGGGCGGGTGGTGCTCGGCGGCCCCGACGCGGTCCAGCCGCCGTACGTCCACCCGACCGTGCTGGTGGACGTCCCCGAGGACTCGGCCGCCGTCCGCGAGGAGACCTTCGGCCCGACGATCACCGTCAACCGGGTACGCGACGTGGACGAGGCCGTCGAGCGGGCCAACGCCCTCTCGTACGGCCTGGGAGGTTCGGTCTTCGGCCGGAAGCGGGCCGTGGCGGTCGCGCGGCGGCTACGCTCCGGGATGGCCTCGATCAACTCGACGCTCACCTTCGCCGGCATGTCGACGCTGCCGTTCGGCGGGGTCGGCGACTCCGGCTTCGGCCGCATCCACGGCGAGGACGGGCTGCGCGAGTTCGGCCGCGCCAAGGCCATCACCCGCCGCCGGGCCCGCTCGCTGCTGCCATCGACGACCTTCGAGCGCACCCCGGCCGACGTCGCCCGCCTCGTGAAGGCCGCCAAGATGATGTACGGGCGGCGCTGA
- the nucS gene encoding endonuclease NucS, which produces MRLVIAKCSVDYVGRLSAHLPPATRLLMVKADGSVSIHADDRAYKPLNWMSPPCRLEEAPGVWRVVNKAGEELRITLEEVFQDTSYELGVDPGLRKDGVEAHLQELLAANPETFGEGYTLIRREYMTAIGPVDLLCRDAQQGTVAVEVKRRGEIDGVEQLTRYLELLNRDPLLAPVAGVFAAQEIKPQARVLATDRGIRCVVVDYDKLRGIERDELTLF; this is translated from the coding sequence GTGCGGTTGGTGATTGCGAAATGCTCGGTGGACTACGTCGGACGGCTCTCGGCACACCTGCCGCCGGCCACCCGGCTGCTCATGGTGAAGGCGGACGGCTCGGTGTCGATCCACGCGGACGACCGGGCGTACAAGCCGTTGAACTGGATGAGCCCGCCGTGTCGGCTGGAGGAGGCCCCCGGTGTGTGGCGGGTGGTCAACAAGGCCGGCGAGGAACTGCGGATCACCCTGGAGGAGGTCTTCCAGGACACCTCGTACGAGCTGGGGGTCGACCCGGGGCTGCGTAAGGACGGCGTCGAGGCGCATCTCCAGGAGCTGCTGGCCGCCAACCCGGAGACCTTCGGCGAGGGGTACACGCTGATCCGCCGCGAGTACATGACGGCGATCGGTCCGGTCGACCTGCTCTGCCGGGACGCCCAGCAGGGCACTGTCGCGGTGGAGGTGAAGCGGCGCGGCGAGATTGACGGCGTCGAGCAGCTCACCCGCTACCTGGAGCTGCTGAACCGGGATCCGCTGCTGGCCCCGGTGGCCGGCGTCTTCGCCGCACAGGAGATCAAGCCGCAGGCCCGGGTGCTCGCCACCGACCGGGGCATCCGCTGCGTGGTGGTCGACTACGACAAGCTGCGCGGTATCGAGCGCGACGAGCTGACCCTGTTCTGA
- a CDS encoding alpha/beta hydrolase has product MRSEQHTVQANGITQAVRVAGPPDGVPVLFVHGNVSSSAFWEPLLPRLPETLRVVAPDLRGYGDSETAPVDATRGLGDFADDVAALLDVPGLFAPGARPVVVAHSLGGGVAMRLLVDRPERVAGLLLEAPVSPYGFGGTRDLDGTPTTPDSAGTGAGGVNPDFVARLTAQDRGEAAPTSPRNVLRAAYVADPASLGEDEELLLDSMLTTATGDDNYPGTSVVSPHWPGTAAGERGVLNALAPAWFRIADELVAVPAKPPVTWVRGDADVIVSDTSLFDLAYLGSLGAIPGWPGAADRPPQPMVGQTRAVLDRYAAAGGTYREVVLPGCGHSPHLERPAEFVAELLALAGVSTAA; this is encoded by the coding sequence ATGCGGAGCGAGCAGCACACCGTCCAGGCCAACGGCATCACCCAGGCGGTACGGGTGGCCGGCCCGCCGGACGGCGTACCGGTGCTGTTCGTCCACGGCAACGTCTCGTCGTCCGCGTTCTGGGAGCCGTTGCTGCCCCGACTGCCGGAGACGCTCCGCGTCGTCGCCCCCGACCTGCGGGGATACGGCGACAGCGAGACCGCCCCGGTCGACGCGACCCGGGGCCTCGGCGACTTCGCCGACGACGTGGCGGCCCTGCTGGACGTCCCCGGGCTGTTCGCCCCCGGCGCGCGGCCGGTGGTGGTCGCGCACTCGCTGGGTGGTGGCGTGGCGATGCGGCTGCTGGTCGACCGCCCCGAGCGGGTGGCCGGCCTGCTGCTGGAGGCGCCGGTCTCGCCGTACGGCTTCGGCGGGACGCGGGACCTCGACGGCACACCGACCACACCGGACTCCGCCGGGACCGGCGCGGGCGGCGTCAACCCCGATTTCGTCGCCCGGCTCACCGCGCAGGACCGGGGCGAGGCGGCCCCGACCAGCCCGCGGAACGTGCTGCGCGCGGCCTACGTGGCCGATCCGGCGTCGCTCGGCGAGGACGAGGAGCTGCTGCTCGACAGCATGCTCACCACTGCCACCGGGGACGACAACTATCCGGGCACGTCGGTCGTCTCGCCGCACTGGCCGGGCACGGCGGCGGGGGAGCGCGGGGTGCTCAACGCGCTGGCGCCCGCGTGGTTCCGGATCGCCGACGAGCTGGTCGCCGTCCCGGCCAAGCCGCCGGTGACCTGGGTACGCGGCGACGCCGACGTGATCGTCTCGGACACCTCGCTGTTCGACCTGGCGTACCTGGGGTCGCTCGGGGCGATCCCCGGCTGGCCGGGTGCGGCGGATCGCCCGCCGCAGCCCATGGTCGGCCAGACCCGGGCCGTGCTGGACCGGTACGCGGCGGCCGGCGGGACGTACCGGGAGGTGGTGCTGCCCGGCTGCGGCCACAGCCCGCACCTGGAGCGGCCGGCCGAGTTCGTCGCGGAGCTGCTGGCGCTGGCCGGGGTGTCCACGGCGGCCTGA
- a CDS encoding DUF1540 domain-containing protein, giving the protein MTSAVEMPRVQECTVASCAYNRTNDCHAFAITVGSSDHARCHTFVEMPVRGGSEQLVAQVGACQRSDCRHNSDLECHAPAITVGRVTELADCMTYQSR; this is encoded by the coding sequence GTGACATCAGCGGTGGAAATGCCCCGAGTCCAGGAGTGCACCGTCGCCTCCTGCGCCTACAACCGCACCAACGACTGCCACGCCTTCGCCATCACGGTCGGCAGCAGTGATCACGCCCGCTGCCACACATTCGTCGAGATGCCGGTACGTGGCGGAAGCGAGCAACTGGTCGCGCAGGTGGGGGCCTGTCAGCGCTCCGACTGCCGGCACAACTCGGACCTGGAGTGCCACGCCCCGGCGATCACGGTCGGCCGGGTGACGGAGTTGGCCGACTGCATGACGTACCAGAGCCGCTGA
- a CDS encoding DUF4126 domain-containing protein, whose amino-acid sequence MFEVLTGSGLAASAGLNAYIPLLLMGLLARYTDLVDLPNGWQWLGNGWIILILGVLLAIEVVADKVPVVDHINDVVQTVVRPTAGGLAFGAGSSSQTVTVSDPDSFFSSHQWIPVVVGVLIALGVHLVKAAARPVINAATAGFGAPVASTAEDATSVIMSAVAILLPVLVLAFLLGFVAFLFWFLPRRRSRRRELQAARAAGFRV is encoded by the coding sequence GTGTTCGAAGTCCTCACTGGTTCCGGTCTCGCCGCGTCGGCCGGCCTGAACGCGTACATCCCGTTGCTCCTCATGGGTCTGCTGGCGCGCTACACCGACCTGGTCGACCTGCCCAACGGTTGGCAGTGGCTCGGCAACGGCTGGATCATCCTGATCCTCGGGGTACTGCTCGCCATCGAGGTGGTCGCGGACAAGGTGCCGGTGGTCGACCACATCAACGACGTGGTGCAGACGGTGGTCCGGCCGACCGCGGGCGGGCTGGCCTTCGGCGCCGGCTCCAGCTCCCAGACCGTCACGGTCAGCGACCCGGACAGCTTCTTCTCCTCGCACCAGTGGATACCGGTCGTGGTCGGCGTACTGATCGCGCTCGGTGTGCACCTGGTCAAGGCGGCGGCCCGCCCGGTCATCAACGCGGCCACCGCCGGCTTCGGCGCTCCGGTCGCCAGCACCGCCGAAGACGCGACGAGCGTGATCATGTCGGCGGTGGCGATCCTGCTGCCGGTGTTGGTGCTGGCGTTCCTGCTCGGGTTCGTCGCGTTCCTGTTCTGGTTCCTGCCCCGACGCAGGTCACGGCGCCGGGAGCTGCAGGCCGCCCGGGCGGCGGGGTTCCGGGTCTAG